From a region of the Toxotes jaculatrix isolate fToxJac2 chromosome 7, fToxJac2.pri, whole genome shotgun sequence genome:
- the si:dkey-283b1.6 gene encoding uncharacterized protein si:dkey-283b1.6, which yields MSLHYIPILEIFLGIVGFGLSIMFCTTFCRACSRIREEQIEREAWRRSEQEGRPPSIYFIPFPRSVSQQDSEDVRVPQYSQDVQTPPRYSTAVYCGPPPSYNELGFKPDDLPPAYTEHDGPVYPITPQPHTDMVQSQTWSQP from the exons ATGTCCTTGCACTACATTCCCATTCTAGA GATCTTCCTGGGCATCGTGGGCTTCGGCCTCTCCATCATGTTCTGCACCACCTTCTGCAGGGCATGCAGTCGCATAAGGGAGGAGCAGATAGAGAGGGAGGCCTGGAGACGCAGTGAGCAGGAGGGACGCCCGCCTTCTATTTATTTCATCCCCTTCCCTAGAAGCGTGTCACAGCAGGACAGTGAAGACGTCAGGGTGCCTCAATACAGCCAGGATGTCCAGACACCTCCACGGTACAGCACTGCTGTCTACTGTGGGCCCCCACCTTCCTACAATGAG ctgggaTTTAAACCTGATGATCTTCCCCCTGCTTACACAGAACATGATGGTCCTGTGTATCCAATAACACCACAGCCTCACACAGACATGGTACAATCGCAAACTTGGTCGCAACCATAA
- the erap1b gene encoding endoplasmic reticulum aminopeptidase 1b isoform X1 gives MFVAPLLLLLFVPVPPSSGAQLPNQGQAKDLPIATNGQPFPWHRMRLPKTISPLHYDLTIHPNLTTFEFTGVVRIELDVHEDTNVVILHAKHMQISNVLLLAPEGARRLQVLEYPHFHQLALMSDSVLTKGRKYEVQLEFAANLSDSYHGFYKSSYRTSSGEVRFMASTQFEATFARGAFPCFDEPAFKANFTIRIIREPRHIAISNMPKVKTVELPGGLLEDHFDTTVKMSTYLVAYIVSDFLSVSKTTQHGVKISVYAVPEKIEQTAFALDAAVKLLDFYDDYFDIPYPLPKQDLAAIPDFQSGAMENWGLTTYRETGLLFDPEKSSVSDKLGITKVIAHELAHQWFGNLVTMEWWNDLWLNEGFAKFMEFISLDITYPELQVDDFFLGKCFEAMEVDSLSSSHPVSTPVENPMQIQEMFDDVSYDKGACILNMLRDFMTPEAFEIGIIQYLKRYSYQNTVNSHLWDSLTNICNSDDLDEGRMKHKEFCSKRNRPSGNSQKWYSDDELDVKAIMDTWTLQEGFPLVTVEVRGREVRLSQERYLKTDDPSLTEGFLWQIPLTYTTSASNTIHRFLLKTKTDVLYLPEEVDWVKFNADMSGYYMVHYAGEGWNSLIKLLQHNHTALTGNDRASLIHNVFQLVSIGKVKLDTALDLSLYLSKETEIMAVTQAFGELVPLYKLMEKRDMAALENQMKGYIVDLFRGLIDKQEWTDSGSVSERVLRSYLLLFACVRNYAPCVTKATQLFNKWKESDGNMKLPVDITMSVFVIGARTPEGWDFLFEKFRQSNQVSVKRRMETAMAISPLQDKLKWMMEQGLRGEVIKTQDLPDVIVSISKNPRGYKLAWDFFQATWHTLIKKFDLGSSIISFMVTGVTSQYSTREMLDEVRSFFGSLSEETGSQMRCIQQTYETIEDNIRWMDTNLPLLQAWLDKRSHKVSHEDL, from the exons ATGTTCGTggctcctctcctgctgctgctgttcgtTCCCGTTCCTCCCTCATCAGGAGCACAGCTGCCAAATCAAGGCCAAGCCAAAGACCTCCCCATAGCCACCAACGGCCAGCCGTTCCCCTGGCACCGCATGCGACTTCCCAAAACCATCTCCCCGCTCCACTATGACCTGACCATCCATCCCAACTTGACCACCTTCGAATTCACTGGCGTTGTTCGTATTGAACTGGACGTGCATGAGGATACCAACGTTGTCATTCTCCATGCCAAGCATATGCAGATATCTAACGTGCTGCTCCTGGCACCTGAAGGCGCGAGGCGTCTTCAGGTGTTGGAGTATCCTCATTTCCATCAGCTCGCCCTGATGTCAGACTCGGTGCTGACTAAAGGTAGGAAGTATGAAGTTCAGCTGGAGTTTGCAGCCAACTTGTCTGACAGCTACCATGGTTTCTACAAGAGCAGCTACCGCACCAGCAGTGGGGAAGTTCG TTTCATGGCTTCCACGCAGTTTGAAGCAACCTTTGCTCGGGGAGCCTTCCCCTGCTTTGATGAGCCGGCCTTCAAGGCCAACTTCACTATACGGATTATACGAGAGCCACGTCACATAGCCATATCCAACATGCCTAAG GTTAAAACAGTGGAGTTGCCAGGTGGTTTGCTTGAGGATCACTTTGACACCACTGTAAAGATGAGCACTTACCTGGTGGCCTACATTGTGTCAGATTTCCTGTCTGTGAGCAAGACCACCCAGCACGGCGTCAAG ATTTCAGTCTACGCTGTTCCTGAGAAGATCGAACAGACAGCCTTTGCACTGGATGCTGCTGTCAAGCTGTTGGATTTCTATGACGACTACTTTGATATTCCTTACCCGCTACCCAAACAGG ACCTGGCTGCTATCCCTGACTTCCAGTCAGGTGCCATGGAGAACTGGGGCCTGACCACCTACAGAGAGACAGGCCTCCTCTTCGATCCTGAAAAGTCCTCAGTTTCAGACAAACTGGGTATTACCAAGGTCATCGCCCATGAGCTCGCACACCAG TGGTTTGGGAACCTGGTGACGATGGAGTGGTGGAACGACCTGTGGCTCAACGAGGGTTTCGCCAAGTTCATGGAGTTTATTTCTCTCGATATCACCTACCCAGAGCTGCAAGTG gATGACTTCTTCTTGGGGAAATGCTTTGAGGCTATGGAGGTAGActccctcagctcctcccaCCCAGTCTCCACCCCCGTGGAAAACCCCATGCAGATCCAGGAGATGTTCGACGATGTGTCATATGACAAG ggagcATGTATTCTGAATATGCTGCGGGACTTTATGACTCCAGAGGCCTTTGAGATTGGCATCATCCAATACCTCAAACGCTACAGTTACCAAAACACTGTCAATAGCCACCTGTGGGACAGCCTGACTAAT ATCTGCAATTCAGACGATCTTGACGAAGGCCGGATGAAACACAAAGAATTCTGCTCCAAACGCAACCGCCCCTCTGGAAACTCT CAGAAATGGTACTCTGATGATGAGCTGGATGTCAAGGCCATCATGGACACCTGGACCCTGCAGGAGGGCTTCCCACTGGTCactgtggaggtcagaggtcgcgAGGTCAGGCTCAGTCAGGAGCGTTACCTGAAGACAGACGACCCCTCCCTCACTGAAGG ATTCCTGTGGCAGATCCCACTCACCTACACGACCAGTGCCTCCAACACCATTCACCGCTTCCTGCTTAAAACAAAGACTG ACGTCCTGTACCTGCCGGAGGAGGTGGACTGGGTGAAGTTCAATGCGGACATGAGCGGCTACTACATGGTCCACTACGCAGGCGAGGGGTGGAACTCCCTGATCAAACTTCTGCAGCATAACCACACAGCCCTGACTGGCAACGATCGTGCCAGCCTCATCCACAACGTCTTCCAGCTGGTCAG TATAGGGAAGGTGAAGCTGGACACGGCTCTGgatctgtctctgtacctgtctaAAGAGACGGAGATCATGGCCGTGACACAGGCCTTTGGAGAGCTTGTACCTCTCTACAAACTGATGGAGAAGAGAGATATGGCTGCTCTGGAGAACCAGATGAAG GGCTACATTGTGGATCTGTTCCGGGGGCTGATTGATAAGCAGGAGTGGACTGACTCTGGATCAGTGTCTGAGCGAGTACTCAGGAgttacctgctgctgtttgcctgCGTCAGGAACTACGCTCCCTGTGTGACCAAAGCCACCCAGCTCTTTAACAAGTGGAAGGAATCTGATGGAAATATGAA ACTCCCCGTCGACATCactatgtctgtgtttgtgattggAGCTCGCACACCAGAGGGGTGGGACTTCTTGTTTGAGAAGTTCCGCCAATCGAATCAAGTGTCTGTCAAGCGGCGCATGGAAACTGCAATGGCTATTTCCCCACTGCAGGACAAGCTCAAGTG GATGATGGAGCAGGGCCTCCGTGGTGAGGTGATAAAGACTCAGGACCTCCCAGACGTGATAGTCTCTATCAGCAAGAACCCCCGTGGCTACAAACTGGCCTGGGACTTCTTCCAAGCCACCTGGCACACCCTGATCAAGAA GTTTGACCTGGGCTCCAGCATCATATCATTCATGGTGACTGGGGTGACCAGCCAGTATTCTACCAGGGAGATGCTAGATGAG GTACGAAGCTTCTTCGGCTCCCTGAGCGAGGAGACGGGTTCACAGATGAGGTGTATCCAGCAGACCTATGAGACCATTGAAGATAACATCCGCTGGATGGACACCAaccttcctctgctgcaggCCTGGCTGGACAAACGCAGCCACAAAGTGTCTCATGAGGATTTATAG
- the erap1b gene encoding endoplasmic reticulum aminopeptidase 1b isoform X2 — translation MFVAPLLLLLFVPVPPSSGAQLPNQGQAKDLPIATNGQPFPWHRMRLPKTISPLHYDLTIHPNLTTFEFTGVVRIELDVHEDTNVVILHAKHMQISNVLLLAPEGARRLQVLEYPHFHQLALMSDSVLTKGRKYEVQLEFAANLSDSYHGFYKSSYRTSSGEVRFMASTQFEATFARGAFPCFDEPAFKANFTIRIIREPRHIAISNMPKVKTVELPGGLLEDHFDTTVKMSTYLVAYIVSDFLSVSKTTQHGVKISVYAVPEKIEQTAFALDAAVKLLDFYDDYFDIPYPLPKQDLAAIPDFQSGAMENWGLTTYRETGLLFDPEKSSVSDKLGITKVIAHELAHQWFGNLVTMEWWNDLWLNEGFAKFMEFISLDITYPELQVDDFFLGKCFEAMEVDSLSSSHPVSTPVENPMQIQEMFDDVSYDKGACILNMLRDFMTPEAFEIGIIQYLKRYSYQNTVNSHLWDSLTNICNSDDLDEGRMKHKEFCSKRNRPSGNSKWYSDDELDVKAIMDTWTLQEGFPLVTVEVRGREVRLSQERYLKTDDPSLTEGFLWQIPLTYTTSASNTIHRFLLKTKTDVLYLPEEVDWVKFNADMSGYYMVHYAGEGWNSLIKLLQHNHTALTGNDRASLIHNVFQLVSIGKVKLDTALDLSLYLSKETEIMAVTQAFGELVPLYKLMEKRDMAALENQMKGYIVDLFRGLIDKQEWTDSGSVSERVLRSYLLLFACVRNYAPCVTKATQLFNKWKESDGNMKLPVDITMSVFVIGARTPEGWDFLFEKFRQSNQVSVKRRMETAMAISPLQDKLKWMMEQGLRGEVIKTQDLPDVIVSISKNPRGYKLAWDFFQATWHTLIKKFDLGSSIISFMVTGVTSQYSTREMLDEVRSFFGSLSEETGSQMRCIQQTYETIEDNIRWMDTNLPLLQAWLDKRSHKVSHEDL, via the exons ATGTTCGTggctcctctcctgctgctgctgttcgtTCCCGTTCCTCCCTCATCAGGAGCACAGCTGCCAAATCAAGGCCAAGCCAAAGACCTCCCCATAGCCACCAACGGCCAGCCGTTCCCCTGGCACCGCATGCGACTTCCCAAAACCATCTCCCCGCTCCACTATGACCTGACCATCCATCCCAACTTGACCACCTTCGAATTCACTGGCGTTGTTCGTATTGAACTGGACGTGCATGAGGATACCAACGTTGTCATTCTCCATGCCAAGCATATGCAGATATCTAACGTGCTGCTCCTGGCACCTGAAGGCGCGAGGCGTCTTCAGGTGTTGGAGTATCCTCATTTCCATCAGCTCGCCCTGATGTCAGACTCGGTGCTGACTAAAGGTAGGAAGTATGAAGTTCAGCTGGAGTTTGCAGCCAACTTGTCTGACAGCTACCATGGTTTCTACAAGAGCAGCTACCGCACCAGCAGTGGGGAAGTTCG TTTCATGGCTTCCACGCAGTTTGAAGCAACCTTTGCTCGGGGAGCCTTCCCCTGCTTTGATGAGCCGGCCTTCAAGGCCAACTTCACTATACGGATTATACGAGAGCCACGTCACATAGCCATATCCAACATGCCTAAG GTTAAAACAGTGGAGTTGCCAGGTGGTTTGCTTGAGGATCACTTTGACACCACTGTAAAGATGAGCACTTACCTGGTGGCCTACATTGTGTCAGATTTCCTGTCTGTGAGCAAGACCACCCAGCACGGCGTCAAG ATTTCAGTCTACGCTGTTCCTGAGAAGATCGAACAGACAGCCTTTGCACTGGATGCTGCTGTCAAGCTGTTGGATTTCTATGACGACTACTTTGATATTCCTTACCCGCTACCCAAACAGG ACCTGGCTGCTATCCCTGACTTCCAGTCAGGTGCCATGGAGAACTGGGGCCTGACCACCTACAGAGAGACAGGCCTCCTCTTCGATCCTGAAAAGTCCTCAGTTTCAGACAAACTGGGTATTACCAAGGTCATCGCCCATGAGCTCGCACACCAG TGGTTTGGGAACCTGGTGACGATGGAGTGGTGGAACGACCTGTGGCTCAACGAGGGTTTCGCCAAGTTCATGGAGTTTATTTCTCTCGATATCACCTACCCAGAGCTGCAAGTG gATGACTTCTTCTTGGGGAAATGCTTTGAGGCTATGGAGGTAGActccctcagctcctcccaCCCAGTCTCCACCCCCGTGGAAAACCCCATGCAGATCCAGGAGATGTTCGACGATGTGTCATATGACAAG ggagcATGTATTCTGAATATGCTGCGGGACTTTATGACTCCAGAGGCCTTTGAGATTGGCATCATCCAATACCTCAAACGCTACAGTTACCAAAACACTGTCAATAGCCACCTGTGGGACAGCCTGACTAAT ATCTGCAATTCAGACGATCTTGACGAAGGCCGGATGAAACACAAAGAATTCTGCTCCAAACGCAACCGCCCCTCTGGAAACTCT AAATGGTACTCTGATGATGAGCTGGATGTCAAGGCCATCATGGACACCTGGACCCTGCAGGAGGGCTTCCCACTGGTCactgtggaggtcagaggtcgcgAGGTCAGGCTCAGTCAGGAGCGTTACCTGAAGACAGACGACCCCTCCCTCACTGAAGG ATTCCTGTGGCAGATCCCACTCACCTACACGACCAGTGCCTCCAACACCATTCACCGCTTCCTGCTTAAAACAAAGACTG ACGTCCTGTACCTGCCGGAGGAGGTGGACTGGGTGAAGTTCAATGCGGACATGAGCGGCTACTACATGGTCCACTACGCAGGCGAGGGGTGGAACTCCCTGATCAAACTTCTGCAGCATAACCACACAGCCCTGACTGGCAACGATCGTGCCAGCCTCATCCACAACGTCTTCCAGCTGGTCAG TATAGGGAAGGTGAAGCTGGACACGGCTCTGgatctgtctctgtacctgtctaAAGAGACGGAGATCATGGCCGTGACACAGGCCTTTGGAGAGCTTGTACCTCTCTACAAACTGATGGAGAAGAGAGATATGGCTGCTCTGGAGAACCAGATGAAG GGCTACATTGTGGATCTGTTCCGGGGGCTGATTGATAAGCAGGAGTGGACTGACTCTGGATCAGTGTCTGAGCGAGTACTCAGGAgttacctgctgctgtttgcctgCGTCAGGAACTACGCTCCCTGTGTGACCAAAGCCACCCAGCTCTTTAACAAGTGGAAGGAATCTGATGGAAATATGAA ACTCCCCGTCGACATCactatgtctgtgtttgtgattggAGCTCGCACACCAGAGGGGTGGGACTTCTTGTTTGAGAAGTTCCGCCAATCGAATCAAGTGTCTGTCAAGCGGCGCATGGAAACTGCAATGGCTATTTCCCCACTGCAGGACAAGCTCAAGTG GATGATGGAGCAGGGCCTCCGTGGTGAGGTGATAAAGACTCAGGACCTCCCAGACGTGATAGTCTCTATCAGCAAGAACCCCCGTGGCTACAAACTGGCCTGGGACTTCTTCCAAGCCACCTGGCACACCCTGATCAAGAA GTTTGACCTGGGCTCCAGCATCATATCATTCATGGTGACTGGGGTGACCAGCCAGTATTCTACCAGGGAGATGCTAGATGAG GTACGAAGCTTCTTCGGCTCCCTGAGCGAGGAGACGGGTTCACAGATGAGGTGTATCCAGCAGACCTATGAGACCATTGAAGATAACATCCGCTGGATGGACACCAaccttcctctgctgcaggCCTGGCTGGACAAACGCAGCCACAAAGTGTCTCATGAGGATTTATAG